From the Anguilla anguilla isolate fAngAng1 chromosome 6, fAngAng1.pri, whole genome shotgun sequence genome, one window contains:
- the LOC118230391 gene encoding trace amine-associated receptor 13c-like: MDILKHQELNAPQFCYPSVNGSCIKISQTWPAQFILYIFFVAGMIFTILGNLVVIISIAHFKQLHTPTNILLMSLAAADLLLGMVVMPFSMIRSVEGCWYFGDAFCLLHSSFDMFLTCASLFHLIFIAIDRYQAVCNPLHYSTRITIPIAWLMSALSWVIAGVYSYGLLYSKANVKGLEAHIASMYCLGNCILLVNSLWGVLDSLIAFFLPCSIMMGFYAKIFFVAREHVRKIGDMNHQKHLNEENKNKLSRSSERKAAKTLGIVMGVFILCWMPFFVNLIIDPYINFSTPVIIFDVLVWLGYFNSTLNPIIYSLFYPWFQKTFKIIVSLKILTPNSSNINLFTER; encoded by the coding sequence ATGGATATTTTGAAACATCAGGAACTCAATGCACCACAATTTTGTTATCCATCAGTTAATGGATCCTGCATTAAAATCAGTCAGACTTGGCCAGCTCAGTTTATcttgtatattttctttgtggCAGGAATGATTTTCACAATTCTTGGGAACTTGGTTGTTATTATTTCCATTGCTCACTTTAAACAGCTCCATACACCAACAAACATACTGTTGATGTCTTTGGCAGCAGCAGACCTGCTACTTGGAATGGTTGTGATGCCCTTCAGCATGATAAGATCTGTTGAGGGCTGTTGGTACTTTGGAGATGCTTTCTGTTTACTGCACTCCAGTTTTGATATGTTTCTCACCTGTGCATCCCTTTTTCATCTGATTTTCATTGCCATAGACCGCTATCAGGCAGTGTGCAATCCACTGCATTATTCTACAAGAATAACCATCCCCATTGCATGGCTCATGAGTGCTCTGAGTTGGGTAATTGCAGGTGTATACTCCTATGGTCTTCTTTATTCGAAGGCTAATGTAAAAGGGCTGGAAGCACATATTGCATCGATGTATTGTTTGGGTAATTGCATTCTGCTCGTCAATTCTTTGTGGGGTGTCCTGGATAgcttaattgcattttttctgcCTTGCTCTATTATGATGGGTTTTtatgccaaaatattttttgtggccAGGGAGCATGTCAGAAAGATTGGAGACATGAATCATCAAAAGCATTTGAATGAGGAGAATAAGAACAAACTGTCTCGAAGTTCTGAGCGCAAAGCAGCAAAAACCCTGGGAATTGTTATGGGGGTCTTCATTCTTTGCTGGATGCCTTTCTTTGTAAACTTGATAATTGATCCGTACATTAACTTTAGCACTCCTGTAATCATCTTTGACGTGCTTGTCTGGCTAGGTTACTTTAATTCTACTTTAAATCCTATAATCTACAGTTTATTTTATCCTTggtttcaaaaaacatttaaaatcattgtctctttgaaaatattaactCCAAATTCTTCAAATATTAATCTATTTACTGAAAGATAA